A stretch of the Notamacropus eugenii isolate mMacEug1 chromosome 2, mMacEug1.pri_v2, whole genome shotgun sequence genome encodes the following:
- the SFT2D1 gene encoding vesicle transport protein SFT2A produces the protein MEKLRRVLSGQDDEEQGLTSQVLDASTLSWNTRLKWFAICFISGILCSLIGTALLWLPGGIKLFAVFYTLGNFSALASTCFLMGPVKQLKKMFESTRLFATVIMLLCLVLTLCAALWWHKIGLALLFCILQFLAMSWYSLSYIPYARDAVKKCCSSLIS, from the exons ATGGAAAAGCTGCGGCGGGTGCTGAGCGGCCAGGACGATGAAGAACAGGGACTGACTTCCCAG GTCCTGGATGCCTCAACACTTTCTTGGAATACTagattgaagtggtttgccatatgTTTCATAAGTGGCATTTTATGTTCTCTTATC GGAACAGCATTGCTATGGCTTCCAGGAGGGATAAAACTTTTTGCAGTTTTCTATACTTTGGGAAACTTTTCTGCATTAGCCAG TACTTGCTTCTTAATGGGACCTGTGAAACAACTGAAGAAGATGTTTGAATCAACAAGGTTGTTTGCTACAGTTATCATGTtg cTTTGTTTGGTATTAACTCTATGTGCTGCTCTTTGG tGGCATAAAATAGGATTGGCTCTCCTGTTCTGCATATTGCAGTTTTTGGCAATGAGTTG GTATAGTTTATCATATATCCCGTATGCAAG gGATGCAGTGAAGAAATGCTGTTCCTCCCTAATAAGTTAA